From Mycobacterium colombiense CECT 3035:
CGAACGCCCTCGAGCGAGATGCCCAGCGACTCCAGCGACTTCGCCGCGACGCCTTCGCCCTCGTGAATCAAACCCAGCAGGATGTGCTCGGTGCCGATGTAGTTGTGGTTGAGCATCCGGGCCTCTTCTTGCGCCAGGACGACCACCCGCCGTGCACGGTCGGTAAATCTCTCAAACATCGGGTTACCTGCTCTCCCTCACATCGGTACAAACCTGTTGGCGGCCCAGTGCCGGTCCCTGTGGCCGGAATCGCGTACCTGTCTCCACTGTAATGGTCGGCTTGCCAGCGGGCCTAACCTTGCCGTGCGTTCTTCGCTACGGGCCCGCCCGGTGTTTCCGGGGCCGATCTCACCTGCGACTGCCAGCGGCGTTGCGCGCCGTAACTGAAGAAACGTCGCGGACTTCCAATTCGTTTCCGCAAGCCGCCAGACGATTGTTTCGCGCCCAGCGAAACGACAAACCGGCGCCCGGGCTCGAAAGCCCGGGCGCCGGTTTGAGGACGGTTAGGTGGCCGCGTGGAATGCGTCGATCACGTCGGCCGGGATGCGGCCCCGCGTCGACACGTTGTGCCCGTTGCGGCGGGCCCATTCGCGGATGGCCGCGCTCTGCTCACGGTCGATGGCACCGCGGCCACGGCCCGTGCCGGAACGCCCACGGCGACGGCCGCCGACGCGGCGACCGGCCTCCACCCACTGCTTCAGATCCCCGCGCAGTTTCGCGGCATTCTTGGACGAAAGATCAATCTCGTAGGTCACCCCGTCAAGCCCGAATTCCACCGTTTCGTCGGCCGCGCCGGCACCGTCGAAATCATCGACCAAGGTGACGGTCACTTTTTTTGCCATTGGCTTACCCTCGCATTTCGTCCTGAGCGGTTACTGAGCAGATTGGATCGGACCTCCCCGGTCACCAATCTGCCATAACAGCGAAGCATACTCAATGTGTACGGAAGCCGCACAGTTGAAACTTTGAACTACGAGTGCGGTCGAACAATCGGGAACAAAACTGTCTCTCGAATTGACAGACCGGTCAATGTCATCAACAACCGGTCGATACCCATTCCCGTTCCGGTACATGGCGGCATCGCATACTCGAGTGCGGCAAGGAAATCCTCGTCGAGCACCATGGCTTCGTCGTCGCCGGCGGCCGCGGCACGCGCTTGCGCGGCGAACCTCTCGCGCTGCACCACGGGGTCATTCAATTCGGAGTACCCGGTGGCCAGTTCGACACCACGCACATACAGATCCCACTTCTCGGTGACACCCGTGATGCTGCGGTGCTGACGCGTCAAAGGCGTTGTCTCGACTGGGAAATCCCTTACGAACGTGGGAGCGGTGAGGGTATTGCCCACCGTGTGCTCCCACAGTTCCTCGATGATCTTTCCGTGTCCATAGCCACGGTCGGCGGGAATCTCCACGCCGAGCCGATCGGCGATCGCGAGGAGTCGTTCGACGGACGCCTCAGGCGTGATCTCTTCGCCGAGCGCCGACGACAGCGACGGGTACATTTGTATCGACGCCCATTCCCCGTCTATGTCGTAGACACTGCCGTCGGGCAGCGGTAGTTGTCGGGTTCCGATCGCCTCGTCGGCAACCTCTTGAATAAGCTCGCGCGTCACAACTGCCGAATCGTCATAGGTTCCGTACGCCTGGTACGTCTCCAGCATGGCGAATTCAGGAGAATGGGTGGAATCCGCACCTTCGTTTCGGAACACTCGATTTAGTTCGAAAACCCGGTCGAAACCACCCACGACGCACCGCTTGAGGAACAGTTCTGGTGCGATCCTCAAGTAGAGATCGATGTCGAGTGCATTGGAATGTGTGATGAAGGGCCGCGCGGCCGCGCCGCCGGCCAGCGTCTGCAACATTGGGGTTTCGACTTCGAGAAACCCGCGCCGCTCCAATGCGTTGCGGATGGCGCGGACGACGGCGATCCGCTGCCGCGCCACGGTGCGCGCCTGGGGGCGCACGATCAGGTCGACGTAGCGCTGCCGCACCCGCGCCTCTTCGCTCATGTCCTTGTGCGCGACGGGCAGCGGACGCAGCGACTTGGACGCCATCTGCCAGGAGTCGGCCAGCACCGACAATTCGCCGCGCCGTGAGCTGATCACGGTGCCGTGCACGTAGACGATGTCACCCAGGTCGACGTCGGCCTTCCACGCGTCGAGGGATTGCTGGCCGACTTTGTCGAGGCTGATCATCACCTGCAGGCTGGTGCCGTCGCCCTCCTGCAGCGTGGCGAAGCAGAGTTTGCCGGAGTTGCGGGCAAAGATCACCCGGCCGGCGACGCCGACGAGGTCGTCGGTCGCGGTGTCGACGGGCAGATCGGGATGGGCGGCACGGACCTGGGCGAGCGTGTGGGTGCGTTCGACGGCGACCGGGTAGGGGTCGTGCCCCTCGGCGAGCAGCCGAGCGCGCTTATCGCGGCGGATTCGGTACTGCTCGGGAATATCCAGATCGTCGGCACTCACGACGTGCCAGCTTAAAGGACCGGGCTTGGAGGCCGCGCCGACGGCTTTGCCTGCGCGCTGCGGCGAGACGCCGCAGCGTCAGCGCGCCGTCTTCAGCCGGCCGCGCTGGGCGTCGCGGTTGCGTTCGAAGATCAGCCGCAGCCCGTGCAGGGTCAGGTGCTGGTCGTAGTGGCTGACGGTCTGCAGCTCGGGCAGCAGCAGCGGCGCGGTGTGGCCGGTGGCGATGATGGCGACGTCGTCGCCGGCAAAGCCGTCCACGTCCTCGCGGATGCGACCCACCAGGCCGTCGACCAGCCCGGCGAAACCGAACACCGCGCCCGCCTGCATGCATTCGACGGTGTTCTTGCCGACCACGGAACGGGGGCGGGTCAGCTCCACCCGGCGCAGCGCGGCCGAGCGGGCCGCGGCGGCGTCCGAGGACACCTGCAATCCGGGCGCGATCGCGCCGCCGAGGAATTCACCCTTGCCCGACACGACGTCCACGCAGATCGAGGATCCGAAGTCGATCACGATGGCGGGGCTGTTGAAGCGGTGAAATGCCGCCAGGCAGTTGACGATTCGGTCGGCACCGACTTCCTTGGGGTTATCGACCAGCAGCGGGATGCCGGTGCGCACCCCGGGCTCGATCAGCACATGCGGCACCTTCGGCCAGTACTGGTCGAGCATCAGCCGCACCTCGTGCAGCACCGAGGGCACGGTGGACAGCGCGGCGGCGCCGGTGAGCCGTTCGGAGTCCTCACCGATGAGGCCGTCGATGGTCAGCGCCAATTCGTCGGCGGTGATCTCCGCTTCGGTGCGAATCCGCCATTGCTGCACGACGTTTGCGTGCTCCTTGGAGCCCGTTATCAACCCGACGACGGTGTGGGTGTTACGGACGTCGATCGCGAGCAGCACGGCTACCGCGCAACGATCCGGGGATCCAGTAGTTCGGCCGCGTCGGCGGGCACGAATGCCGGATCGTTGCCGAGGTCGATCGGCTTGTTGTCGGCGTCGACGAACACGATCCGCGGCTGGTACGCCCGCGCCTCCGCCTCTTCCATGGTGCCATAGGCGATCAGGATCACCAGGTCGCCTGGGTGGACGAGATGCGCTGCCGCACCGTTGATTCCGATCACACCGCTGCCGCGCTCACCGGTGATCGCGTAGGTGACCAGCCGGGCGCCGTTGTCAATGTCGACGATGGTGACCTGTTCGCCCTCGAGCAGGTCCGCGGCGTCCATCAGATCGGCGTCGATGGTCACCGAGCCGACGTAGTGCAGGTCGGCCTGCGTGACGGTGGCGCGGTGGATCTTCGACCTGAGCATCGTCCGTAACATCAATTCCTCCAAGGTGATTGGGCGTATTCGTGGTGCCCGTCCGGCCCAGCGGTGCCGGCGGGCGTTTCGATCAGCATTTCGATGTTGTCCAGCAGCCTGGTGGTGCCCAGCCGCGCCGCGACCAGCAGCCGGGCCGAACCGTTGGCGGGCGCCGGGCCGAGACCGGCGTCGCGCAACTCGAGGTAGTCGACCGTGAGGTCGGGCACGGCGTCGAGCACCGCGCGCGCGGCGGCCAGCGCGGCCGCGCCGCCGTGGTGCGCGGCGTGCGCGCCGGCGGTCAGCGCGGCCGAAAGTGTCACGGCCAGCTCGCGTTGCACGGGGTTCAGGTAGCGGTTGCGCGACGACATCGCCAGGCCGTCGGATTCCCGGACGGTCGGCACACCGATCACCTGTGCGTCGATGTTGAGGTCGGCGACCATCTGCCGAACCATCACCAACTGCTGATAGTCCTTCTCGCCGAAGAAGATCCGGTCCGGTCGCACGATCTGCAGCAGCTTGCACACGACGGTGAGCATCCCGGCGAAATGGGTGGGCCGGACGGCGCCCTCCAGCTCGGCGGCCAGCGGGCCCGGCTGCACGGTGGTGCGCAGACCCTCGGGATACATCGCGGCGGCCGTTGGGGTGAAGACGATCTCGACGCCCTCGCCGCGCAGCAGTGCGACGTCGTCGTCCAGGGTCCGCGGATAGGCGTCGAGGTCCTCACCGGCGCCGAACTGCAGCGGGTTGACGAAGATCGACACCACCACCACGGCGCCCGGCACCCGCTTGGCCGCGCGCACCAACGCCAGGTGCCCGGCGTGCAGTGCGCCCATGGTGGGCACCAACATCACCCGGCGCCCGGTGTGGCGCAGCGCGCGGCTGACGTCGGCGACGTCGCGCGGGGCGGAGTAGACGTTGAGTTCGCCCGCCGTGAAGGCCGGGGCTTGCCGGGGCTCATGGCGCCAGAACCTCCACCACTTCCTGGGGCGCGTGCGCGCGCTGGGCGGTCCGCAGGGCGTTCACCCGGTACGCCTGCGCCAACTCCGGGCCGACCCGGCCCAGCGCGGCCAGATGCCCGGCGACCGCGGCCGCATCGCCACGGGCGACCGGACCCGTGAGCGCGGCCTGCCCGCGTTGCAGGGTGTTCTCCAGCGCGGCCCTGGCCAGCGGCCCGATGATCCGTTCGGCGATGCCGCCCGGTTGGTCGTCGACGGACTGTTGGCCGAGCAGTTCGCTGCCACGCAGCGCGGCGCGCAGCGCGTCGAGCGCGTCGGCGAGCACCGTCACCAGGTGGTTGCCGGCGTGAGCCAGCGCGGCGTGGTACAGCACGCGGGCGTCCTCGGCGACGCAGAACGGTTCGCCGCCCATCTCCAGGACCAGCGATTGCCCGATCGCGTACCCGATCTCGTCGGCGGCGGTGACGCCGAAGCAGGAATCCGCCAGCCGGCTGATGTCTTCGTCGGAGCCGGTGAACGTCATCGCCGGGTGGATCGCCAGCGGAATGCAGCCGTCCTGGGCCAGCGGCTCGAGAATGCCGATCCCGTTGGCGCCGGACGTGTGGACCACGATGGTTCCGGGCCGCACCGCCGACGTGGCGGCCAACCCGGACACCAGGCCGGCGAGTTCGCTGTCGGGCACCGCGAGCAGCAACAGCTCGGCACCGGCCGCCACATCCGGCGGCGTCGCCACCGGCGTATCGGGCAGGCGGCGTTGCGCGCGCTGCCGCGACGCATGGGAGATGGCGCTACACGCCACCACGACATGGTCCGCGCGCTCCAGCGCGACTCCGAGGGCGGTGCCGACCCTGCCGGCCGAGATGATTCCCACCTTGAGCCGAGCGGGGCGCAGACCGTCGAACTGCACCATCGCAGACGACCTCACAGATATCTTGTTTCGTTCCGGTCCCACCTCGTGGGTACCGTTCGGTCACTACGACTGTAGTCGATTACCAGGCATTACCCAATGTGAGGAAGCTCCCAGCTCAGCCTTCGCGACGACGACGCCTGCCGCCCTCGGAGGGCTGCACCTGCAAGCGGGCCAGCAGGTCGGCCACCGACTGGCCGCCCGTCGAGGTGCCATCCCGCCGGCCATCGGGTTCCTCTTGCTCGGCGTCACCGCCGTGCCGCGGCGCCTCATCCGGGGCGGGTGGCGGCGCCAGGCGCGGTGGCGGGGCGCACCGGCGGACGGGCCCGGGTGCATCGGGGAGCCGGCGGCGGGGCGGCGGCGTCGCGGCGGCCGGCGGGGCGGCGCGGCGCCGGGCTGCGGTCCGGCGGGCGGCTCGTTGCCGGGCGAGAAGTTGCGGACTCCGTAGTCGCGGTATTCCGCCGAGTGGCGCGACCGCGCCCGGCGACCGGAATCGCCGTACGGCGCAGGCGGTACCGGCTCGACCGGCAGCCCGTCCCAGGCCTCGTCGACGCCCGAATGCCGGGCACGCCGCCGTCCACCGGTGGAATCCGTGGGGGCATCGGCGCCGGCCCAATTGCTGCCCGGGGCGCCTGGCGGCAACCACTGGCCTTCCGCGGCGGCCGGCTGCCAGCCCTGCCCCGGCCACTGCGCCTGGGGCTGTCGCTGCGGTTCCGGCTCGGGTGCGGGCTCGGGTCGCGGTGCGGGCTCCGGCTGCGGCTCCGGCTGGAACTGGGCCGCGGGCGCGGGTGGCGGTTGGTGGCGGGGCTCGAAGCGCGGCTCCGCCGGTCCGGAATACGAGGGCTCCTGGGCGTACGAGGGCTCCTCGGCATATGAGGGCTCCTCGGCGTACGCGGGGTCCGCTGCCGGTTCGTACTGGTGCCGGACCCGCTCCCGTCGGGGTGGCGGCTGCTGTCGGGGGGGAATCAGCGGTTCCTCGGGCACGTCGATGATGGCGTCGTCCGCACGGCCGGCGTTGTCCGGCGGCACCGACGTCACCCGGTCGCTGGGCACCCAATCGACCGGGGTGTCCCGGGGGTTCTCGCCGTTGCGATCCCATTCGCTGTACGCGCGCTCCGGTTGCGGCTCGGCCTCGGGGGTGCCGCCGAGGGCCGGGCGGTGCGCGAGGTCGGTGTCGAACAGGATTTCCAGGCTGGTCCGCAGCGCGGAAAGTTCCGCGCGCAACTCGGCCAGATCGTCGGCGGCCTGGGCGCGCAGCTCAGAGGCCAGCTCGCGGCGCAGCTGGGACTCGACGGTCAGCTCGTATTCGCGCCGGGCCGAGATCTCCCGGTCCAGCTGTAGGTCGTAAACCAGTTTGAGGTCGCGGACGCGGGACTGATCGGCGTCGCTCTGGCGCCGATAGAGCACGGAGACGAAGGCGCCGGCGACTGCGGCCCACAGCGCCAGGATTACAGCGAGCTTGAGGAGTTCCACCCGATTGGTGAAAACCAATGCGGAACTGGCCCCCATCGCGAGGACGAGCAACGCGGTCAAGAGCACCCACCCCGGCCTGCGGCCGCCGCGCCGGACCCGGGCGCCGCGGGACAGAACGGTCATGGCCTGAGAGTACCTGCGCGAGGTCGTTCCGCGTGTCGCGCGGCTCCGGCGATTCTCGCGCGGGTTAGCGGCGGCGTCACCGGCAGAGTTGATCGGCCGCCCACCGCCGGCAATCGCGGCGACCGGCTAGGTTTCCGCGCCCTCGCCGTGCTCAGTCGAATCCGGCGGTGATTTGCAGCAATGTTGCAGCCACAGCGCGGCGATCAGCAGCGCCAGCGCGCTGACGGCGGCGACCACGGCCCCCGAGGTGTCCTCGGCGGCGGCCCGCAACCAGGACTTGCGCGGCAGGAAGTACACCAGGATGCCCACCCACCAGCCCAGCATCACCGCACCCACCCAGGCCGAGGCCTTGGCCACAATCAGGCTGCGCGCCACCGCCAGCGGGTGCAGCCAGCCCGGACCGGACCCGATCTCGCCCGCGCTGATCCTGGCCCGCACGTAGCGCGCCCACAGCGCCTCGACGATGGCCACCGCCAGCAGCGACAGGCCGGTCCACACCGTGATCGGCGGAAACCACCGGTAGAGGCCCTTGACCAGCAGATATCCCACAATGGCTGCGGCGACCACCGCGGCGGTCAGGTCACGCTTGCGGGTGGGGCCCATCAGGCCGTCGACCCCTGATCGCCCGGCGGCTTCCCGTCGCGCCGAAGCGTCAGGCCGGTCGGGCGCACGCCGTCGCGGTCGGCCGCTTCCAGCTGGGCCAGGAGGCCGGCGGCCGGTTGCGACCCGTCGGCCAGCGTCAGCCGCGCGTCCGGGTCGACATCCAGCCACGGGATGAGCACGAACGCGCGCAGGTGGGCCAGCGGGTGCGGCAACGTCAGGTTGTTCTCCCGGGAGATCACCTCGGTGGCGCCGTAGCAGGCGATCAGGTCGACGTCGAGGGTGCGCGGGCCCCAGCGTTCGCCGCGCACGCGGCCCGCCGCCCGCTCGAACTCCTGCGCGCGGCGCAGCCAGCCCTGCCCGTCGCACGCCGGATCGTCGGCGATCAGCACCGCGTTGAGGAACGGCGCCTGGTCCACCCGGCCCCAGGGGTCGGTCTCGTACACCGGCGACACGGCGAGCACCTTCTCCCCCAGCCCGTCGACGACCGACTGCAACCGCGCCAGCCGGTCGCCCAGGTTGGAGCCGATGGACAGCACGACGCGCGTCATACCGACCCGCCCGCCGGGACCACCCAACCGCGGCCGCCGCGGCGCGACCGTCGCACCACCACCGCGACGTCGGCGAACTGCTGGGGGATCGGAGCCTGGGGCTTGTGCACCACCACCTCGACGGCGTGCACGCGTTCGTCGTCCATCACCTGGTCGGCGATCTGGGCTCCGACGGTTTCGATCAGATTGCGCGCAGGGCCGGCGACCACGTCGGCGGCCAACCGGGCCAGCGCGCCGTAGTCGTAGGTGTCGGCCAGGTCGTCGCTGGCGGCCGCGTCGGCGAGGTCGATCCACACCGTGATGTCGACGACGAAGTCCTGACCGTTGGCGCGCTCGTGGTCGAAAACCCCGTGTTGGCCGCGAACCTTCAATCCGCGCAACTCGATTCGATCAGCCATTGTCTCCAGCCAGTTCCGTGTGCGACCCGTCGGTCCAGGCCGCTACGACCTTGAGGGCGTCGACCGTGGCCCGCACGTCGTGCACGCGCACCCCCCAGGCCCCGTTCAGCGCGGCCAGCGCGGACACCACCGCGGTGGCCGTCTCACGCCTATCGGGCGGTCGCGGCGAACCGTCGGCCCCGGCTAACAACGTACCGAGGAAGCGTTTGCGCGATGCACCCAGGAGCACCGGGACGCCGGTGGCCACCAGCTGCGGCAGCGCATGCAGCAGCGCCCAATTGTGTTGTCCCGTCTTGGCGAATCCCAGCCCGGGATCGATCATCAGCCGGTCGGGGTCGACACCGGCGGACACCGCGGCGTCGACGCCGGCCAGCAGCTCGTCGCGCACCTCGGCGACCACGTCGCCGTAGTGCGGCACCGCGTGCGGCCGCTCGGCCGACACCGACCGCCAATGCATCAGCACCCAGGGCACTTTCGCCTCGGCCAGCAGCGGCGCCATCGCGGGATCGGCGCGGCCGCCGGACACGTCGTTGACGATCCGCGCTCCAGCGCACAGCGCCGCCCGTGCAACGTCGGCGTGCATGGTGTCGATGCTGACGGTGATACCTTGCGCTGCAAGCTCTTTGACGACGGGAACGACCCGGGACGTCTCGACGCCAGGATCGATCCGGGTGGCGCCGGGCCTGGTCGACTCTCCGCCGACGTCGACGATGTCGGCGCCGTCGGCGACCAGGGCCAGACCCCGCGCCACGGCCTTGCCGGGGTCGAGATAGCGGCCGCCGTCGGAGAACGAATCGTCAGTGACGTTCAGGACTCCCATTACCTGCACAGGCGCCAGACTCACTTACGCAGGATCAGGTCGAGCGCTTCGGCTCGAGACGCCGCGTTGGTTTTGAACAGCCCGCGCACCGCGGAGGTGGTGGTGACCGCCCCCGGCTTGCGGACGCCGCGCATCGCCATGCACAGGTGCTCGGCCTCGACCACGACGATCACGCCGCGCGGATTGAGCTTCTTCACCAGGGCGTCGGCGATCTGGCTGGTGAGCCGCTCCTGCACCTGGGGCCGCTTGGAATACAGGTCGACCAGCCGCGCGATCTTGGACAGGCCGGTGACCCTGCCGTCGTTGCCCGGGATGTAGCCGACGTGGGCCACGCCGTGGAACGCCACCAGGTGGTGCTCGCACGTGGAGTACAGCGGGATTTCCTTGACCAGCACCAGCTCGTCGTGGTCCTCGTCGAACATGGTGTTCAGCACGCTGTCGGGATCGGTGTAGAGCCCGGCGAACATCTCGCGGTAGGCGCGCGCGACGCGCGCCGGAGTCTCCCGCAGGCCGTCCCGGTCGGGGTCTTCACCGATCGCGTGCAGCAACTCGCGGACGGCCGCCTCGGCGCGCTCCTGATCGAACGCCCGCGTCGTGGGCATCGCGGTATGCGGCAGCGCCATCGAATCCTCCGTTTGCTCAGCCGTGAGCCGGCGGGTTGGACCGGCTTACGTCCTCATCCTGCCGGTCGGGCTGGGCGCCTTCCGGGGCGGGTTGTCCGGGCGGCGGATACGGCGGATACGGCGGATAGGCGGGATGGGGCTGACCGGGGTGGCCCGCGCCGCCCTGCGGCCCGGGGTAGCTTTGCTGACCGCCCTGGTGGCCCTGCTGCCCGGGATAGCCCTGCGGGCCCGGGTAGCCGCGGGCCGGCTGCTGCCAGTAGGGCGGCTGCGCCGGCGGGTGCCAGTAGTTCGGCTGTTGTTGCTGCGGCGGCCATCCGGGCGCCCGCCAGCCGGCCGGGGCGCCGTAGTCGGGCTGGGTC
This genomic window contains:
- the lsr2 gene encoding histone-like nucleoid-structuring protein Lsr2 → MAKKVTVTLVDDFDGAGAADETVEFGLDGVTYEIDLSSKNAAKLRGDLKQWVEAGRRVGGRRRGRSGTGRGRGAIDREQSAAIREWARRNGHNVSTRGRIPADVIDAFHAAT
- the lysS gene encoding lysine--tRNA ligase — protein: MSADDLDIPEQYRIRRDKRARLLAEGHDPYPVAVERTHTLAQVRAAHPDLPVDTATDDLVGVAGRVIFARNSGKLCFATLQEGDGTSLQVMISLDKVGQQSLDAWKADVDLGDIVYVHGTVISSRRGELSVLADSWQMASKSLRPLPVAHKDMSEEARVRQRYVDLIVRPQARTVARQRIAVVRAIRNALERRGFLEVETPMLQTLAGGAAARPFITHSNALDIDLYLRIAPELFLKRCVVGGFDRVFELNRVFRNEGADSTHSPEFAMLETYQAYGTYDDSAVVTRELIQEVADEAIGTRQLPLPDGSVYDIDGEWASIQMYPSLSSALGEEITPEASVERLLAIADRLGVEIPADRGYGHGKIIEELWEHTVGNTLTAPTFVRDFPVETTPLTRQHRSITGVTEKWDLYVRGVELATGYSELNDPVVQRERFAAQARAAAAGDDEAMVLDEDFLAALEYAMPPCTGTGMGIDRLLMTLTGLSIRETVLFPIVRPHS
- a CDS encoding type III pantothenate kinase, producing MLLAIDVRNTHTVVGLITGSKEHANVVQQWRIRTEAEITADELALTIDGLIGEDSERLTGAAALSTVPSVLHEVRLMLDQYWPKVPHVLIEPGVRTGIPLLVDNPKEVGADRIVNCLAAFHRFNSPAIVIDFGSSICVDVVSGKGEFLGGAIAPGLQVSSDAAAARSAALRRVELTRPRSVVGKNTVECMQAGAVFGFAGLVDGLVGRIREDVDGFAGDDVAIIATGHTAPLLLPELQTVSHYDQHLTLHGLRLIFERNRDAQRGRLKTAR
- the panD gene encoding aspartate 1-decarboxylase, translating into MLRTMLRSKIHRATVTQADLHYVGSVTIDADLMDAADLLEGEQVTIVDIDNGARLVTYAITGERGSGVIGINGAAAHLVHPGDLVILIAYGTMEEAEARAYQPRIVFVDADNKPIDLGNDPAFVPADAAELLDPRIVAR
- a CDS encoding Rossmann-like and DUF2520 domain-containing protein, with the protein product MVQFDGLRPARLKVGIISAGRVGTALGVALERADHVVVACSAISHASRQRAQRRLPDTPVATPPDVAAGAELLLLAVPDSELAGLVSGLAATSAVRPGTIVVHTSGANGIGILEPLAQDGCIPLAIHPAMTFTGSDEDISRLADSCFGVTAADEIGYAIGQSLVLEMGGEPFCVAEDARVLYHAALAHAGNHLVTVLADALDALRAALRGSELLGQQSVDDQPGGIAERIIGPLARAALENTLQRGQAALTGPVARGDAAAVAGHLAALGRVGPELAQAYRVNALRTAQRAHAPQEVVEVLAP
- a CDS encoding DUF6779 domain-containing protein, translating into MTVLSRGARVRRGGRRPGWVLLTALLVLAMGASSALVFTNRVELLKLAVILALWAAVAGAFVSVLYRRQSDADQSRVRDLKLVYDLQLDREISARREYELTVESQLRRELASELRAQAADDLAELRAELSALRTSLEILFDTDLAHRPALGGTPEAEPQPERAYSEWDRNGENPRDTPVDWVPSDRVTSVPPDNAGRADDAIIDVPEEPLIPPRQQPPPRRERVRHQYEPAADPAYAEEPSYAEEPSYAQEPSYSGPAEPRFEPRHQPPPAPAAQFQPEPQPEPAPRPEPAPEPEPQRQPQAQWPGQGWQPAAAEGQWLPPGAPGSNWAGADAPTDSTGGRRRARHSGVDEAWDGLPVEPVPPAPYGDSGRRARSRHSAEYRDYGVRNFSPGNEPPAGPQPGAAPPRRPPRRRRPAAGSPMHPGPSAGAPRHRAWRRHPPRMRRRGTAVTPSKRNPMAGGMAPRRAASRWPTCWPACRCSPPRAAGVVVAKAELGASSHWVMPGNRLQS
- a CDS encoding DUF3180 domain-containing protein, whose translation is MGPTRKRDLTAAVVAAAIVGYLLVKGLYRWFPPITVWTGLSLLAVAIVEALWARYVRARISAGEIGSGPGWLHPLAVARSLIVAKASAWVGAVMLGWWVGILVYFLPRKSWLRAAAEDTSGAVVAAVSALALLIAALWLQHCCKSPPDSTEHGEGAET
- the folK gene encoding 2-amino-4-hydroxy-6-hydroxymethyldihydropteridine diphosphokinase yields the protein MTRVVLSIGSNLGDRLARLQSVVDGLGEKVLAVSPVYETDPWGRVDQAPFLNAVLIADDPACDGQGWLRRAQEFERAAGRVRGERWGPRTLDVDLIACYGATEVISRENNLTLPHPLAHLRAFVLIPWLDVDPDARLTLADGSQPAAGLLAQLEAADRDGVRPTGLTLRRDGKPPGDQGSTA
- the folB gene encoding dihydroneopterin aldolase, with protein sequence MADRIELRGLKVRGQHGVFDHERANGQDFVVDITVWIDLADAAASDDLADTYDYGALARLAADVVAGPARNLIETVGAQIADQVMDDERVHAVEVVVHKPQAPIPQQFADVAVVVRRSRRGGRGWVVPAGGSV
- the folP gene encoding dihydropteroate synthase; this encodes MSLAPVQVMGVLNVTDDSFSDGGRYLDPGKAVARGLALVADGADIVDVGGESTRPGATRIDPGVETSRVVPVVKELAAQGITVSIDTMHADVARAALCAGARIVNDVSGGRADPAMAPLLAEAKVPWVLMHWRSVSAERPHAVPHYGDVVAEVRDELLAGVDAAVSAGVDPDRLMIDPGLGFAKTGQHNWALLHALPQLVATGVPVLLGASRKRFLGTLLAGADGSPRPPDRRETATAVVSALAALNGAWGVRVHDVRATVDALKVVAAWTDGSHTELAGDNG
- the folE gene encoding GTP cyclohydrolase I FolE; protein product: MALPHTAMPTTRAFDQERAEAAVRELLHAIGEDPDRDGLRETPARVARAYREMFAGLYTDPDSVLNTMFDEDHDELVLVKEIPLYSTCEHHLVAFHGVAHVGYIPGNDGRVTGLSKIARLVDLYSKRPQVQERLTSQIADALVKKLNPRGVIVVVEAEHLCMAMRGVRKPGAVTTTSAVRGLFKTNAASRAEALDLILRK